The nucleotide window taagaatcgTTCAACTTTGCATCAACTCCTTCTCTTTGCatatattcttctatttcATCGATcctagaaaatatatacgtaaaatttaattttctctctgaacaatatttatagaaaataatttgtacagAATGGATGCTTACGTGCGAGGAACATGCGTCATATTTTCCACTCCAGTCTCCGTTATGAGGACATCATCTTCTATCCTGACACCACCAAAACCACGAAAGCTTTGTAGCTGTTCTTGCACGAGGAATTTTGACTGATCGGGATTGGCCAGAGCTGCATCCAGCAactggaataaaaaatatttttattacttaaatgccgagaattaatattaaaatatctttatagatttacttgcattaattatttctaacttACGCAGTCTATGAAGTAGCAGCCCGGTTCTATTGTGAGGACCATTCCGGCAAGCAACGTACGAGCGGTCCTCAGTTTTCTCACTCCCGCCTGTTTCGAACGTTCAGGATGACCCGACAGATATCCGCCGACGTCGTGCACATCTAATCCCAACAGGTGGCCCAATCCGTGAGGCTGAAACACTTCGTTCAGACCTGCTCTCACCATATCCTCGACATCACCCACCAACAGTCCGCCCTCCTTCAACGATGTCAACATAACTCTGTTCGCTAAAAGATGCATGTCCGTCCAAGCGACTCCTGGCTTCGCGGTTGCAATCACCGCGTCGCGCGCCTTCAATACCGCGTTGTAAATTAGCTTCTGATCCTCGGTAAATTTTCCGTTGGCCGGAAAACTACACGTAATATCGGCTGCGTATCCGCAATAATTGCCGCCCATGTCAAACAGGCTGCGCGATACAAAGAGagtgtattatataacatgaACAACACGTAATAAATACATGAATTGTAACATGAATCTACGAACATGACAAggacaaaattatttccagCGGAAATCTTACCACATATCTCCAtcctgtattattttattattcggtGCGCCAGCATGACCGTAGTGTAATATAGAGGAATTATGTCCGGATCCGCAGATGCATGTGTAGGACACATGCCTACATCCTCCCGTCCCATATACATGATGCAAGAACCAAGCTTCTGCCTTGTATTCTGGAATCCCGGGACGCATTAAACGCATTATGACCTTGTGCGCCTCCGAACTTATCTTGCACACGTACCGCAATACCTCAATTTCCTTTGGAGATTTGATTACTCGGCtatatgaaacaaaaagaaaaaaatttatataaaaattatatattatgaaaacagattttttttatacaagacatttattcaatttttaatacaattcttTTTGTTACTATTTCTTACTTTAATCATTAAACCGGAAATTTGTccatatgaaatataatgttataaagcGTCTTCAGCAGCGTCTAAGTTTTGCGACAGGTAAGATAGCAATTTATCGTCGTAATCCACGAGTTTTGCCAATTTCGCATAATCCAAGCATGCAACCCGAAAGCCTAATTTTCGAATTTGCCGTTTTCTCATTATCTGCGGTCCTATTAAAAACTGCGAGTTCCAGCAATAATATTCGGGCAAATGAATCAAAATTGCGGTATTGACGTTTCTCTTTTTGTGCAAATTCAAGTTGAAAACTGGCGTCGACTTTAAGAGAGGATGtatcaaaatatctaaaatgtaGAAGTTTATCAGGGGCAACCTACTTAAAACTACACTCCTGCTCAACTTTTGTTCGCCGCCTACTAAATGCGCTAATggtttgtgtattttattaataatacccCTGATTCTCATGTCCAAATCTAAGGACTTTGCGTTTCTATCTAGATTAATCGGACCGCCTTGATAATCTTTACATTCTAACGATATGCTTGCATCAAACAGTTTTAATTTGCTTTTCAAACGATAGACAATAGGCGCGTCTTTTTGAATTTCTAGCCTGTTTACAAGATACGAACTAAAGATTCTATCTAAATATTTGACGGGATATCTTTCGAGATACAtgcaagagagaaaaatgtctaAAGCATCATTCAATTTCAAGTCTGCGAATCTCGCGGACATCACTTGATCAAACATTTTCCAAAACTCGGTCGGATCCGGTGGTTGTAGATTCAATAATCCAAACGGCGTAAGAATTGAAGGCAACAAAGTAGGCGAAATTTCCGTTCCATgtcttatgaaatattttccacaTTCGGCAAGAACGTACGGATTTCTGACCTTTAAATCTTTGCAATAATCCATGATGGAAGCGATTAAATTAGGATCTCTCGTCTCAGTGCCTTTAGTTGTTACGCATCTCGCTAACGCCCGATCGATATTTTCATCGATATATTTCTTCGTGCGTAAAGCGTTAATAAAATTCACGAGCTCCTTTTCCGTGGAAGTAGTTATGCTTACACCTGCCCACTTACTAGCACTTGACAGGCATCCCTTTAAACACTCTTTTCCGTGAAAGCAATTCAATATATTAGCCATTTGCGTACCGGACAACTTCAACCACTGCTCCGAGAGTTTCTTCTCCAAGATAATTTGTATCATGTCTTTACttcgttgaaaatattttaacgatcTGAATAATGGCACCAGTAGGTCCGATTTAATATCGTGCTTTCTACACATCAAACCTGCCCACAACGTGTCGACGCAGTTTCTGTATTTGGAATCTCTAAATGAGGCCAAGATTTTCACCACTCTGATTAATTGTAACACGGTAAACTCGCCGTCCGTGGCTCTAATCATAATTTCGTTGCACATCAGATCCTTATAAAGGTTCGTCGAAGGACTAAATCTGTCTCTCTTCAGCGTTCTCAGTCCTTGCAGTATCATCTCGCTGTCTCGACTTTTGACAATCAGATGTACAAGTTGTCGTACAATATTGTTCCTATTAATGATTTCTGCGGACGACTGACCACTTGACAAGGCTTTTCGATATCGATACCATCCATTTTCCAATTCtatcattttctttaaacTTTGGAGCGCTATGCGACAGTTTATCTCATCGGCCACCTTGCCCTCTGTTCCTTTATCCGTGCCCTTGGAATTTATTGCACCCAAAACCTGTTCTACGTCTGCATTTCTCAGATGCTCAAGATCAGAACAGAAAAGTATTGCTGTACCTTCATTCGTTTCTATACTAATACTGTGCTTTAAGGGCTGAGTTTTCATCACGCTTGTGTTGGTGGAACgaggaatattttctttataaattactgcagactttttatttttattcgatactGATGTATCTTCTTTGCTTCTATTACCAAAAAGAGCCTCGATGTTGGTAATCTTTCTGACAATTAAAGGAACTTCTTG belongs to Anoplolepis gracilipes chromosome 4, ASM4749672v1, whole genome shotgun sequence and includes:
- the Dip-c gene encoding xaa-Pro dipeptidase isoform X3, encoding MSLFRDNRERLISRLRAKSEVSAAGTFVLLQGGVDVPFNDTDINWPFRQESFFQWCFGVEEPGYYGALDLDNGVSILFVPRLPLEYAIWEGKLHTLDEFKERYGVDETHYTDEIARVLKEKRAHLLLTLSGRNSDSGLLAREATFDGISEFKVNNSILYPEICECRVIKSPKEIEVLRYVCKISSEAHKVIMRLMRPGIPEYKAEAWFLHHVYGTGGCRHVSYTCICGSGHNSSILHYGHAGAPNNKIIQDGDMCLFDMGGNYCGYAADITCSFPANGKFTEDQKLIYNAVLKARDAVIATAKPGVAWTDMHLLANRVMLTSLKEGGLLVGDVEDMVRAGLNEVFQPHGLGHLLGLDVHDVGGYLSGHPERSKQAGVRKLRTARTLLAGMVLTIEPGCYFIDCLLDAALANPDQSKFLVQEQLQSFRGFGGVRIEDDVLITETGVENMTHVPRTIDEIEEYMQREGVDAKLNDS
- the LOC140665061 gene encoding uncharacterized protein, yielding MIILNHIYWRKSLTKVFVQPYSLIFKFKKRWFAHDYGGTPLTQTNILVQEGTHIQEVPLIVRKITNIEALFGNRSKEDTSVSNKNKKSAVIYKENIPRSTNTSVMKTQPLKHSISIETNEGTAILFCSDLEHLRNADVEQVLGAINSKGTDKGTEGKVADEINCRIALQSLKKMIELENGWYRYRKALSSGQSSAEIINRNNIVRQLVHLIVKSRDSEMILQGLRTLKRDRFSPSTNLYKDLMCNEIMIRATDGEFTVLQLIRVVKILASFRDSKYRNCVDTLWAGLMCRKHDIKSDLLVPLFRSLKYFQRSKDMIQIILEKKLSEQWLKLSGTQMANILNCFHGKECLKGCLSSASKWAGVSITTSTEKELVNFINALRTKKYIDENIDRALARCVTTKGTETRDPNLIASIMDYCKDLKVRNPYVLAECGKYFIRHGTEISPTLLPSILTPFGLLNLQPPDPTEFWKMFDQVMSARFADLKLNDALDIFLSCMYLERYPVKYLDRIFSSYLVNRLEIQKDAPIVYRLKSKLKLFDASISLECKDYQGGPINLDRNAKSLDLDMRIRGIINKIHKPLAHLVGGEQKLSRSVVLSRLPLINFYILDILIHPLLKSTPVFNLNLHKKRNVNTAILIHLPEYYCWNSQFLIGPQIMRKRQIRKLGFRVACLDYAKLAKLVDYDDKLLSYLSQNLDAAEDAL
- the Dip-c gene encoding xaa-Pro dipeptidase isoform X2, whose product is MAESNQADSCTREHHFWRHKETLKVPMSLFRDNRERLISRLRAKSEVSAAGTFVLLQGGVDVPFNDTDINWPFRQESFFQWCFGVEEPGYYGALDLDNGVSILFVPRLPLEYAIWEGKLHTLDEFKERYGVDETHYTDEIARVLKEKRAHLLLTLSGRNSDSGLLAREATFDGISEFKVNNSILYPEICECRVIKSPKEIEVLRYVCKISSEAHKVIMRLMRPGIPEYKAEAWFLHHVYGTGGCRHVSYTCICGSGHNSSILHYGHAGAPNNKIIQDGDMCLFDMGGNYCGYAADITCSFPANGKFTEDQKLIYNAVLKARDAVIATAKPGVAWTDMHLLANRVMLTSLKEGGLLVGDVEDMVRAGLNEVFQPHGLGHLLGLDVHDVGGYLSGHPERSKQAGVRKLRTARTLLAGMVLTIEPGCYFIDCLLDAALANPDQSKFLVQEQLQSFRGFGGVRIEDDVLITETGVENMTHVPRTIDEIEEYMQREGVDAKLNDS
- the Dip-c gene encoding xaa-Pro dipeptidase isoform X1, with protein sequence MALNLMSTIIKNSMITGNIFLRAFSPFRVSYHCLRFIQIKPILNLKEGLQWRMKAEIIQLCTREHHFWRHKETLKVPMSLFRDNRERLISRLRAKSEVSAAGTFVLLQGGVDVPFNDTDINWPFRQESFFQWCFGVEEPGYYGALDLDNGVSILFVPRLPLEYAIWEGKLHTLDEFKERYGVDETHYTDEIARVLKEKRAHLLLTLSGRNSDSGLLAREATFDGISEFKVNNSILYPEICECRVIKSPKEIEVLRYVCKISSEAHKVIMRLMRPGIPEYKAEAWFLHHVYGTGGCRHVSYTCICGSGHNSSILHYGHAGAPNNKIIQDGDMCLFDMGGNYCGYAADITCSFPANGKFTEDQKLIYNAVLKARDAVIATAKPGVAWTDMHLLANRVMLTSLKEGGLLVGDVEDMVRAGLNEVFQPHGLGHLLGLDVHDVGGYLSGHPERSKQAGVRKLRTARTLLAGMVLTIEPGCYFIDCLLDAALANPDQSKFLVQEQLQSFRGFGGVRIEDDVLITETGVENMTHVPRTIDEIEEYMQREGVDAKLNDS